A stretch of Bacteroidia bacterium DNA encodes these proteins:
- a CDS encoding type III polyketide synthase, translating into MRKVFINSIGTANPGHKIPQKKIAEYMVEALAMNSGEASRLHHLYEATGISHRYSILPDFNGAGEKFVLFPRHNHTPEPTVAERMAVYEKEALALSVAAVEDCIRQVEGFEAGSVTHLLTVSCTGMYAPGLDIELLERLGLNSSVHRTAINYMGCYAAINALKIADAICRAEENATVLMVCVELCSLHFQRISGRNHVVSNALFSDGAAAVLISTSPDTLPSLSIEQFNCEVISNGSKDMAWHISDFGFEMTLSAYVPEMIKGGIRSLTHRLLERSDLKLEMVDLFAIHPGGRKILEVIEEELDITSYDNRYAYSVLEQFGNMSSPTVLFVLKELMLHLEKGDNEKSVLSFAFGPGLTLESMLLKVRN; encoded by the coding sequence ATGAGGAAAGTCTTTATTAATTCCATTGGTACGGCAAACCCCGGCCACAAAATTCCGCAAAAGAAAATAGCTGAGTATATGGTGGAGGCACTGGCCATGAATTCCGGTGAAGCCAGCCGGTTGCACCATCTTTATGAAGCAACAGGAATTTCGCACCGTTATTCTATTTTACCCGATTTTAATGGTGCGGGAGAAAAATTCGTTTTATTTCCCCGGCATAATCATACTCCGGAGCCTACCGTAGCTGAAAGAATGGCAGTTTACGAAAAGGAAGCACTTGCCCTCTCTGTGGCTGCAGTGGAGGATTGCATCCGGCAGGTGGAGGGTTTTGAAGCCGGTTCTGTCACCCATCTACTCACCGTAAGTTGCACGGGAATGTATGCTCCGGGATTGGACATCGAGCTTTTAGAAAGACTCGGACTGAATTCTTCTGTGCATCGCACAGCAATCAACTATATGGGATGCTATGCCGCCATTAACGCATTGAAAATAGCCGATGCCATTTGCCGGGCTGAAGAAAATGCCACGGTACTGATGGTATGTGTAGAATTGTGCAGCCTTCACTTTCAGCGGATCAGCGGTCGGAACCATGTCGTTTCCAACGCACTTTTCAGTGATGGCGCAGCAGCCGTCCTTATTTCTACTTCGCCTGATACCTTGCCCAGCCTTTCCATAGAGCAGTTTAACTGTGAAGTTATCAGCAACGGCAGTAAAGACATGGCCTGGCATATCAGCGATTTTGGTTTTGAAATGACCCTTTCAGCTTATGTACCTGAAATGATCAAAGGCGGTATCCGATCCCTGACGCACAGGCTTCTGGAGCGTTCTGACCTCAAGCTTGAAATGGTGGATCTCTTCGCTATTCACCCCGGAGGTAGAAAGATATTGGAGGTAATTGAGGAGGAACTTGACATCACGTCTTATGACAACCGATACGCTTACAGTGTGCTGGAGCAATTCGGAAATATGTCTTCCCCCACTGTGCTTTTTGTGCTGAAGGAACTCATGTTGCACTTAGAAAAAGGCGACAACGAAAAGTCGGTACTAAGCTTTGCTTTCGGACCGGGTCTTACATTAGAATCTATGTTGCTTAAAGTAAGGAACTGA
- a CDS encoding methyltransferase domain-containing protein has product MFKARSQEIEIMDDFSQGGTLMDRTLQELQLINKYLGGYSALLKGLNSLLPDLKKVDTGQKIRIVDLGCGGGDALRLTADWSRRNGLNVQLIGIDANESVLRFAREASEAYPEIEYRQMDVFSEEFKALRFNIVLMTLFVHHIADLQLVNLLTGLRRQALTGIVINDLHRHWLAYYSILVLTKFFSKSTMVKHDGPVSVLRAFKKNELESILRKAGFTHYDLEWHWAFRYLIVLSAPASIP; this is encoded by the coding sequence ATGTTCAAAGCCCGGAGCCAGGAAATTGAGATTATGGATGATTTCAGCCAGGGCGGAACGTTAATGGACCGCACGCTGCAGGAACTTCAACTCATCAATAAGTATCTGGGCGGATATTCAGCCCTTCTTAAAGGATTGAACAGTCTTCTTCCAGATCTGAAAAAAGTTGATACCGGCCAAAAAATAAGGATCGTAGACCTGGGGTGTGGCGGGGGAGATGCGCTTCGGCTGACGGCTGATTGGTCGCGTAGAAACGGACTGAACGTGCAATTAATAGGAATAGATGCGAATGAATCAGTGCTCAGGTTTGCACGGGAGGCTTCTGAAGCCTATCCTGAAATTGAATATCGGCAGATGGATGTTTTTTCTGAGGAGTTTAAGGCGCTGCGATTTAATATTGTTCTGATGACGTTATTCGTTCACCATATTGCTGATCTTCAGCTTGTAAATCTTCTGACAGGCTTACGCAGGCAAGCCCTTACAGGAATTGTGATCAATGATCTCCACCGGCACTGGCTGGCCTATTATTCCATTTTAGTGCTCACCAAATTCTTTTCGAAGTCTACAATGGTAAAGCATGATGGACCTGTTTCTGTGCTTCGCGCTTTTAAGAAAAACGAATTGGAAAGCATCCTCAGAAAGGCGGGCTTCACCCATTATGATCTGGAGTGGCATTGGGCTTTTCGCTACCTGATT